The Alphaproteobacteria bacterium HT1-32 DNA segment CCCATGTTCACGACGATCTTCTCGATCTTCGGCACGGCCATCGGGTTAGTGTACTTGAACTCTTCGAGCATAGCCGGATGAATCACCGACTTGTAATGCTCCTGCAGGCGTGAAGCAGCCATGTTACAAGCTCCCCCGATCAAACATCAATGACTTCGCCGGAACGCTTTGCAAAGCGAACCTTCCGGCCGTCATCGAGAGTTTTGAAACCAACGCGGGTCGGCTGATCCGTCTTCGGATCAACATGCGCGACGTTCGATACGTGAATCGCCGCTTCCCGCTCCTGAATGCCACCAGGATTTGTCTGGCTGGCACGCTGATGACGCTTGATCATGTTGACCCCGCTGACCACAACGCGGTCAGATTCCGGTACAACACGAAGAACTTCACCCTGCTTGCCGGCATCCTTGCCGGACAGCACGACGACCTTGTCGCCCTTACGAATACGAGCAGCCATCAGAGCACCTCCGGCGCCAGCGAAATGATTTTCATATACCGCTTCGCACGCAACTCACGCGTAACCGGCCCGAAGATACGGGTACCGATCGGCTCACCCTGCTTATTGATAAGCACGGCGGCGTTGCTGTCGAAACGAATGGCAGAACCATCCGGGCGGCGGATTTCCTTAGCGGTCCGAACGATGACAGCGCGATGCACGTCACCCTTCTTAACACGACCACGCGGAATGGCGTCTTTGACGGAGACAACGATAACGTCGCCTACACCAGCAAACTTCCGCTTCGACCCGCCCAGAACTTTGATGCACTGGACGCGGCGAGCGCCTGAATTGTCTGCAACATCCAGATTGCTTTGCATCTGAATCATGGCAGTGACCTTTCCCTAGTATCGCGACCGGATATCCGACGCGATGTCGTTACGTCTAGCGCTTAATCCTGATCTGCGATGATTTCCCATCGCTTCGTCTTTGAGTGGGGACGGCATTCACGGATGCGAACGGTCTCCCCAACCTGGATAGCGTTGGCCTCATCATGCGCCCGATATCTTTTCGAGCGCCGGATGAACTTCTTGTACAGCGGATGCATGATCCGCCGTTCAACCTTCACAGTGACGGTTTTGTCGCCTTTATCGCTGACAACCACACCCTGCAGAATTCTTTTCGGCATTTCTATTACCTCAGGAAGCGCTACGGGCGCGTTCACCCATAATCGTTTTCACGCGCGCAATATCACGACGCACCTGCGTCACGCGCGCTGTGTTTTCAAGCTGGCCACTGGCTCTCTGAAAACGGAGGTTGAATGCCTCTTTTTTCAGGCTCAGCAGCTGATCCTTGAGCTCGTCGTCAGATTTCTGACGGATATCTTCGGCTTTC contains these protein-coding regions:
- the rpsQ gene encoding 30S ribosomal protein S17, whose translation is MPKRILQGVVVSDKGDKTVTVKVERRIMHPLYKKFIRRSKRYRAHDEANAIQVGETVRIRECRPHSKTKRWEIIADQD
- the rplN gene encoding 50S ribosomal protein L14, with the translated sequence MIQMQSNLDVADNSGARRVQCIKVLGGSKRKFAGVGDVIVVSVKDAIPRGRVKKGDVHRAVIVRTAKEIRRPDGSAIRFDSNAAVLINKQGEPIGTRIFGPVTRELRAKRYMKIISLAPEVL
- the rplX gene encoding 50S ribosomal protein L24, translating into MAARIRKGDKVVVLSGKDAGKQGEVLRVVPESDRVVVSGVNMIKRHQRASQTNPGGIQEREAAIHVSNVAHVDPKTDQPTRVGFKTLDDGRKVRFAKRSGEVIDV
- the rpmC gene encoding 50S ribosomal protein L29 yields the protein MKAEDIRQKSDDELKDQLLSLKKEAFNLRFQRASGQLENTARVTQVRRDIARVKTIMGERARSAS